The Pseudanabaena yagii GIHE-NHR1 genome segment CTTTAAGGGTTCGCCTTGTGCCTGTCGATATGCTCCTTTAGGGCGAAAATGCTCTACATCGCCATTTTTACCAATGATCCTTTCGCAGAAGCAACATTTCTGATGCTGTGCTTTGATTAGGGCTTCTTTGACGCTTTCATGGGCATAGATGGAACTGGCAAAATTAAATTTTTCTTGGTTGGTTTCATAGGCGGATGGATTGAGAGAATATGCATCACAATGAGATTTACATTTTTGTTTGCCGTCTGTGGTTAGTTTCTTAGGTGCTGTTTTGGGTTTGTGAATCCGAATCACTCAACTGCCTCCGTCACAGGTTTGTCTAATAATTTGGCAGCACGACGGATGATGTCCATAGCTTTGATGTCTTCGGAAGTTTCAGCAGTGGGCAAAGTTCCGATTTGTGCTTCTAATTCTTTTAATTCAGCGCGATCGCTTGCAGTCAGTTTTGCTTTGGTGAGGAGTTCTTTGCGGCGTTGTAGTAAAGGCTCAATTTTCGCAGGTCTTGCTGATGGCATTTCAAAAACACTGGTCAGCACTTGATCAACTCGCCAATTGTCGATAATTTCTGGATTATTGATTATTTTAACTTGATCGCCTTCTCGTCTTAACAAAACAATATTGGCATCCTGTGCAGCTTGAACTACTAGTGGACTATGGGCGGTAACAATAAATTGCGTATTTGGGAAGCGATCGGTCAGAAATTGCATGATATCCCTTTGCCATTTTGGATGCATATGCAAGTCAATCTCATCAACCAAAACAATTGCTGGTTCGGCAAGTGGATCTTCGCTATCAGGATAACGCTCAAATAGTCTTACGGCTAGATCAACCATCCAAGAGATTGTCGTGCGATAGCCTAAGCCTAAACTAGATAAACGTACCCATCCAAAAGGTGTTAAAAATTTTGCTGTAGGAATATCTTGATATTCATCTATCTCAATACGGATGTCTTGTATATCTGGCAAAATTTGTTTTAGAATTTCGACAATCTGTTTAAGTCGCTTTTTTAGATGAGTTTTTCTTTTGCCAGAAGAAGATGATTTAACCGCATAATCAGTTTTTAGTAACCATTCTTCTGCATTAATAAGTAAAGCATCATCAGAAAAAAGACTAGCTGAATTGTCAGAGTTATTACTATCGCTTAGAGAAGTCCCTCCCATTTTCCTTGTTGCTCCATAGCCATAGCAGATTGCACCTTTGAATTCCCCTCTAGATTTTTCACATTCAGAATCAACAATAACTGAAACATAATCTTTTTGGAATTCAAGATTTTTAACTATCTTAAAAGAATTAAGAGTGATATTGCTAGCATAACTAACATTAATTGCAGGAATTGTTGCACCTCTATATGATTCATGTATGGCAATTCCTATCTCTTCCCAGATTTCTTCAAAGTTATAAGACTGCCAAAGCATAGGCTCAAAGTCTATTTCTACTTGTTTAAATTTTTCTACTCCATCTATTGCAATTGAATGCTCATATGATTCTGGTCTCATTTCCATACCAGCTAAGCAACGTAATAGCGTCGTTTTCCCAACTCCATTATTTCCTAAAATTACTGTCCACTGTGCGGGATGACCATCTTTATTCGATAAATTTAACGTTTGTCGTTCCTTGAAGCACAGGAGATCTTCTACTTCCATGGAAAGTAAATATACTGGAGGATCTTCATTTTTTGATGCCGTAGATTTACGTCTGGTTGTAGCTTTCTTGGGCTGATTAGTCATAACTTTGGGGCGAGAAACCCGATGCGCGAGCTAACTATCTAGATATTGTTATACTAACAGATGCTCGATCTAGCAGAAAATGATGATTGAAAAGAATGATTTTGGGCATTGGTTAGC includes the following:
- a CDS encoding AAA family ATPase, with amino-acid sequence MTNQPKKATTRRKSTASKNEDPPVYLLSMEVEDLLCFKERQTLNLSNKDGHPAQWTVILGNNGVGKTTLLRCLAGMEMRPESYEHSIAIDGVEKFKQVEIDFEPMLWQSYNFEEIWEEIGIAIHESYRGATIPAINVSYASNITLNSFKIVKNLEFQKDYVSVIVDSECEKSRGEFKGAICYGYGATRKMGGTSLSDSNNSDNSASLFSDDALLINAEEWLLKTDYAVKSSSSGKRKTHLKKRLKQIVEILKQILPDIQDIRIEIDEYQDIPTAKFLTPFGWVRLSSLGLGYRTTISWMVDLAVRLFERYPDSEDPLAEPAIVLVDEIDLHMHPKWQRDIMQFLTDRFPNTQFIVTAHSPLVVQAAQDANIVLLRREGDQVKIINNPEIIDNWRVDQVLTSVFEMPSARPAKIEPLLQRRKELLTKAKLTASDRAELKELEAQIGTLPTAETSEDIKAMDIIRRAAKLLDKPVTEAVE